From the genome of Streptomyces sp. SID8374:
ACGGCGTCGACGTGCGGACGCTCGAACTTGGGGAGGTCGTGCCGGATGTTCCACGGGAAGGTGGCGTTGAGCTGCCGCTGGGCCTCCACGGCGACGGTGTCGAAGACCAGGGAGGATTTACCGGACCCGGAGACGCCGACGAAGACCGTGATCCGGTTCTTGGGGATGACGAGCGAGACGTTCTTGAGGTTGTTCTCCCGGGCACCGACGACCTGGATGCCCTCGTCCGGTGCGGTGGGTGGCGTCTGGTTCACGAATGGTCCTCTCTGCGTCGTATGACGTGGTGTCGTGGGACGGACGCCGTGTGGTGCGGCGTTGTCGGCCCCCGGACTCATCGCAGCTGGTCGCGGACGGCCTTCAGCAGGCCGGGGGCCTGGGGGTCGATCGTGGGCGCGAAGCGGCCCACGGGGTGGCCGGCGGCGGAGACGAGGAACTTCTCGAAGTTCCAGCGCACGTCGCCGTTGTGGCCCTCCGCGTCCGTGAGAGGTGTGAGGGCCGTGTAGAGCGGATGCCGGCCGGCTCCGTTGACCTCGGTCTTCTCTGTGTGGGGGAAGGTGATCCGGCGTACGGAGCACTGGGCGGCGATCTCCTCGGCGCTGCCCGGCTCCTGGGCTCCGAACTGGTTGCAGGGCACGCCGACGACGACGAGGCCGTCCGCCCGGTGCTCGTGCGCGAGTGCCTCCAGGGCGGGGTACTGCCCGGCGGCGAGCGCGCACCCGGAGGCTACGTTGACGACGAGCAGGGGGGTGCCCCGGTGGCGGGCGAGGAGGTCGGGGGTTCCGTCGAGTCCGGCGATCGGGATGTCGAAGAGAGCCATGTCCGCACGCTAGGCCGGGCCGGTCAGGAGCCGGTCGACTCCGCCTCGTGGGGTTCTCGGCTCCCGCTTGGCGGAGCGGTCCTCCCGGGCCCGTGTCGGGG
Proteins encoded in this window:
- a CDS encoding glutathione peroxidase encodes the protein MALFDIPIAGLDGTPDLLARHRGTPLLVVNVASGCALAAGQYPALEALAHEHRADGLVVVGVPCNQFGAQEPGSAEEIAAQCSVRRITFPHTEKTEVNGAGRHPLYTALTPLTDAEGHNGDVRWNFEKFLVSAAGHPVGRFAPTIDPQAPGLLKAVRDQLR